In the Armatimonadota bacterium genome, GGCGCGGCCAGCGAGACGGCGGCCAGCGCCAGGATGACCGCCGAGATCGGCCGCCGCACGAAGGTGGTGGGGTCGCCGTTGCTGATGATGAGGGCCTGGCGCATCGTCTGCTCGAGCCGGTCGCCCAGCACCAGGCCCAGGATCGCCGGCCCCAACGGGTAGTCGTGCTTGCGCATGTAGTAGCCCACGGCCCCCAGCGCGACCATCAACGTCAGGTCCACCTGGCTGCGGCCCACGACGTAGACGCCGATGACGCAGACGGCCATGATCAGCGGGTAGAGGTAGCGCTCGGGCGTGCGCAGGATCTGCACGAACAGCCCCACCAGCGGCAGGTTCATGACCAGCAGGACCGTGTTGCTGACGTACATGCTGGCGATCAGGCCCCAGACCACGTCGGGGTGCTTCTGGAAGAGCGTGGGCCCGGGCAGGACGTTGAGGATCAGCAGCGCGCCCATCATCACCGCGGTGGTGGACGATCCGGGCAGGCCCAGGGTGAGCATGGGGATCATGTTCCCCACGGCCGCGGCGTTGTTGGCCGCCTCGGGCGCCGCCACGCCCCGGATGTCGCCCTTCCCGAAGGTCGAGGGGTCCCGGGCGAGGCGCTTCTCCAGGCCGTAGGAGAGGAACGACGCGATGGTGGCGCCGGCGGCCGGCAGGATGCCGATGTAGAAGCCCACGACGGTGCCGCGGATGATCGCCCAGAACGCGTCGGCGAAGTCGCGCGCCGACAGCCAGATGCGCTGGAGGGCCAGCAGCCGCGGCCGGATGGCGATCTCGTTGACCACCAGCATGACCTCCGAGACCGCGAACAGGCCCACGGCGACCGTGACCAGGTCGATGCCGTCCAGCAGCTGCGGGATGCCGAAGGTGTAGCGGTCGGTGCCCGTGACCAGGTCGGTGCCAACGGTGGCCAGCATCAGCCCGAAGCAGGTCGCCAGCAGCGCTTTCACCAGCGACTCCCCCGCCAGGGTCGAGACGCTGGACAGCCCCAGGACCATCAGCGCGAAGTTCTCGGCCGGGCCGAAGGCCAGGGCGTAGGTGGCCAGCGGCACCGAGAACAGCATGAGCGCCACGATGCTCAACGTCCCGGCGATGAACGAGCCGACGGCCGCGATGGCCAGCGCGGGCCCGGCGCGGCCCTGCAGCGCCATCTGGTAGCCGTCGAAGGTCGTCGCCACCGACGACGCCTCGCCGGGCACGTTCATCAGGATCGACGTGGTCGAGCCGCCGTACATCGTGCCGTAGTAGACCGCGGTGAGCATGATCATCGCCGACGCGGGGTGCAGGCCCACGATGAGCGGAATCAGCAGGGCGATGCCGCTGACCGGGCCGATGCCCGGGAGCACCCCGATCATCGTGCCCACGAAGGCGCCCACGAACGCCAGCAGGAGGTTGGTGGGCTGCAGGGCCACCCCGAAGCCGTACCACAGGTTGTGGAGGATCTCGGTCATCGGCCCAGCACGCCGGCCGGCAGCACCAGACCCAGGACGCCGGCGGGCAGCGCCAGGCCCAGCGCGCGGTCGAACACGAGCCACAGGGCCGTGGTGAGGCCCGCGGCCAGCAGCACGGCGCGGGCCGGGCGGCGCTCGCCCAGCCACAGGTGCGAGCCCGCCAAGTAGAGGAACGTGGAGACGACGAACCCCAGCGGCTCCAGTGCCCGGGTGTAGGCGAAGAGGCTGGCTGCCAGCAGGATGGGCCGGCCGTGCTGCCGCCAGAACGGCTCACCGCCGGCGCCGTCGCGCGGGCGAACGAACTGGACAGCCGCCAGCAGGGCGGCGAGGCTGCCAACGAGCACGGGATACGCCGAGGGCCCCACCACGTCGGCCACGGTCGCCCCGCGGAAGGTGGTGGCCTCCCGCGCGTAGAGCACGGCGACGGCGAAGATGACCAGGGCAGCCAGGCGGTCGGACGTCACGGGCAGAGCCTGGCGCGCTGGCGCCCGCCCCCGCCCACTGCGGCTATCGGATGAGTCCGAGGTCGCGCAGGACGCCCTGGGTCGTGGCCAGGTCGCGGTCGAGGAACTGCCGCAAGCGCTCGCCCGTCAGGACGAACGGCTCCCAGCGCGTCTCCTGCAGGATCCTGGCCCAGGTGCGGCTGCCGAGCATCTTCGCGAACGTGTCCTCCCAGAACTTCACCACATCGGCGGGTGTCTCGGGCGGCATGTAGAACCCGCGCCAGTTGGCGAACACGAAGTCCACGCCCTGCTCGCGCGCGGTGGGGATGGTCCGGAGCGCGCCGCCCAGACGCTGCGGCGCCGTCACGGCCAGCACCCGGATCTGCCCGGCCTCGATGTTCGCCAGGGTCTCCGAGAGGCTGCTGGACAGCACGGTGGTGGTCCCGCCCAGGATCGACGCCATGGCGGCGGCCCCGTCGCCGAACGGC is a window encoding:
- a CDS encoding tripartite tricarboxylate transporter permease, which translates into the protein MTEILHNLWYGFGVALQPTNLLLAFVGAFVGTMIGVLPGIGPVSGIALLIPLIVGLHPASAMIMLTAVYYGTMYGGSTTSILMNVPGEASSVATTFDGYQMALQGRAGPALAIAAVGSFIAGTLSIVALMLFSVPLATYALAFGPAENFALMVLGLSSVSTLAGESLVKALLATCFGLMLATVGTDLVTGTDRYTFGIPQLLDGIDLVTVAVGLFAVSEVMLVVNEIAIRPRLLALQRIWLSARDFADAFWAIIRGTVVGFYIGILPAAGATIASFLSYGLEKRLARDPSTFGKGDIRGVAAPEAANNAAAVGNMIPMLTLGLPGSSTTAVMMGALLILNVLPGPTLFQKHPDVVWGLIASMYVSNTVLLVMNLPLVGLFVQILRTPERYLYPLIMAVCVIGVYVVGRSQVDLTLMVALGAVGYYMRKHDYPLGPAILGLVLGDRLEQTMRQALIISNGDPTTFVRRPISAVILALAAVSLAAPVLVARYRRWRQRASAA
- a CDS encoding tripartite tricarboxylate transporter TctB family protein, with the translated sequence MTSDRLAALVIFAVAVLYAREATTFRGATVADVVGPSAYPVLVGSLAALLAAVQFVRPRDGAGGEPFWRQHGRPILLAASLFAYTRALEPLGFVVSTFLYLAGSHLWLGERRPARAVLLAAGLTTALWLVFDRALGLALPAGVLGLVLPAGVLGR